In one Agelaius phoeniceus isolate bAgePho1 chromosome 21, bAgePho1.hap1, whole genome shotgun sequence genomic region, the following are encoded:
- the LOC129128875 gene encoding ectonucleoside triphosphate diphosphohydrolase 8-like, protein MLARKKSFTSAIIGALVTLSIIALVLSLVRVEDVTLPPTVKYGMVFDAGSSHTSLFVYQWDSDKENDTGVVSQTLSCDVQGQGISSYANNPPEAGNSLRECLDKALQVIPAEKQRNVPAYLGATAGMRLLREQNSSATEQVLAEVAKTMQEYPVAFKGARILTGEEEGAYGWITINYLLDSFTKYSPKAHAWLRPEAANIFGALDLGGASTQITFMPEGSVLSQNEASELTLYGYSYKIYAHSYLCYGQDEMLKRLAKELIVESFPSTQVQHPCYPKGYKETVSLSSLRASPCTDGSDPRLALGDSAVTLEGRGNASACLAALRSLCNFSACGQSQDCAFHGVPQPPLRGQFIAFSAFYYNFKFLNLTDGQPLAAVREAIEGLCSRSWEDLSSSYPTENPKRLPKYCANANYILTLLLDAYKFNESSWNNICFQMKAGGADVGWTLGYMLNLTNMVPAETPARLKGHRSSLWAAAITFIILTLVLGLAALLLQLWV, encoded by the exons CCAGGAAGAAATCCTTCACCAGTGCCATCATCGGGGCGCTGGTGACACTCTCCATCATCGCCCTGGTTCTCAGCCTGGTGAGGGTTGAAGATGTGACGCTGCCTCCCACGGTCAAg TATGGGATGGTGTTTGATGCGGGCTCATCCCACACCTCTCTGTTCGTGTACCAGTGGGATTCGGACAAGGAGAACGACACTGGAGTGGTCAGCCAGACCCTGTCCTGTGATGTCCAGG GGCAAGGCATATCAAGCTATGCCAACAATCCCCCTGAAGCTGGCAATTCCCTAAGGGAGTGCTTGGATAAAGCCCTGCAGGTTATTCCTGCTGAGAAGCAGAGGAATGTCCCAGCTTATCTTGGAGCAACGGCTGGCATGAGGCTGCTGAG GGAACAGAACAGCTCAGCAACAGAGCAAGTCCTGGCTGAGGTTGCTAAAACCATGCAGGAGTACCCTGTGGCTTTCAAAGGGGCTCGGATCCTtacaggagaggaggagggggcCTATGGCTGGATCACCATCAACTACCTGCTGGACTCCTTCACCAAG TACTCTCCCAAAGCACACGCCTGGCTTCGTCCAGAGGCAGCCAACATTTTTGGAGCGCTGGATCTTGGAGGAGCATCCACCCAAATCACCTTTATGCCCGAAGGTTCAGTACTGAGCCAGAATGAAGCCTCTGAGCTGACCCTGTACGGGTACAGCTACAAGATCTATGCTCACAGCTACCTCTGCTACGGGCAGGACGAGATGCTGAAGCGGCTGGCGAAGGAATTGATTGTG GAGTCGTTCCCCAGCACACAGGTCCAGCACCCCTGCTACCCCAAGGGCTACAAGGAGACCGTGTCGCTGTCCTCGCTCCGCGCCAGCCCCTGCACGGACGGCAGCGACCCGCGCCTGGCCCTGGGCGACAGCGCGGTCACCCTGGAGGGCCGGGGCAACGCCAGCGCCTGCCTGGCAGCCCTCAGGAGCCTCTGCAACTTCTCGGCGTGCGGCCAGAGCCAGGACTGCGCCTTCCacggtgtcccccagcccccgCTCCGGGGACAGTTCATC GCCTTCTCTGCCTTCTACTATAACTTCAAGTTCCTGAATCTGACGGACGGGCAGCCGCTGGCCGCGGTCAGAGAGGCCATTgaggggctctgcagcaggagctgggaggat CTCTCTTCCAGCTACCCCACAGAGAATCCCAAGCGACTGCCGAAATACTGTGCCAATGCCAACTACATCCTCACCCTCCTGCTCGACGCCTACAAGTTCAATGAGAGCAGCTGGAACAACATCTGCTTCCAGATGAAG gctgggggtgctgacGTGGGCTGGACGCTGGGGTACATGCTGAACCTCACCAACATGGTCCCGGCCGAGACTCCAGCCAGGCTGAAGGGCCACAGGTCTTCCCTGTGGGCTGCAGCCATCACCTTCATCATCCTCACCCTCGTCTTGgggctcgctgccctgctcctacAGCTGTGGGTGTAG